A DNA window from Candidatus Sulfidibacterium hydrothermale contains the following coding sequences:
- the smpB gene encoding SsrA-binding protein SmpB: MSNNNNIRIRNKRANREYFILDRYVAGIVLTGTEIKSIRNGKANLADAYCLFDNGELFVRGMHIAEYSYGSYNNHLAKRDRKLLLTKRELKKLQNKVKEKGFTIIPTVLFINERGLAKLEIALARGKHYYDKREDLKERDTRREIERHLKR, from the coding sequence ATGAGCAACAACAATAACATACGGATTCGAAACAAACGGGCCAACCGCGAATACTTTATTCTTGACCGTTATGTGGCCGGAATTGTGCTTACCGGTACCGAAATCAAATCCATTCGTAACGGCAAAGCCAACCTGGCCGATGCATATTGTCTGTTCGATAACGGCGAACTTTTTGTTCGTGGAATGCACATTGCCGAATACAGTTACGGCTCTTACAACAACCATCTCGCCAAACGCGACCGGAAACTGCTGCTCACCAAACGGGAGTTGAAAAAACTTCAAAATAAAGTAAAAGAAAAAGGGTTTACCATCATCCCTACCGTGCTGTTTATCAACGAACGCGGACTCGCCAAACTCGAAATTGCCCTGGCCCGCGGAAAACATTATTACGACAAACGCGAAGACCTGAAAGAACGGGATACACGTCGCGAAATAGAGCGACACTTAAAACGCTGA
- a CDS encoding MATE family efflux transporter — protein sequence MEKDISYKRIWYIAYPIILGSIAQNLINFTDTAFLGRVGEVALGAGALGGIFYLAVFMLGLGFGMGEQIIVARRYGEKKQHAIGSVVDHSFLFLMLLAVAAFLLLRFGSVEILRYGVHSRDVAAGTKQFLDYRAFGIFAAFVNVGFRSFYVGLGRTKVITYTTVVLAVVNIILDYLLIFGKFGFPEMGIAGVALASVIAEYVAALGFFLYTVVTVRFSDFSLFRFRPLRFEKMQRILKVSFPTMMQQFVSLSVWFVFFLFVEKIGKSSLAVSNIIRSIYVLLMVPIWGFATAANTLVSYLIGAGRSKEVMRLVFRIIRLCFLGVMLLVLAGVLFPRALLSVYTNDALLIRMGIPVLHVISLGAILLSVGFVLFSAVAGTGKTQVSLFIELTVLVIYLVYTYLVVECWHGTVVQAWTAEWIYGLLLSLFSFLYLKSYRWEKTKI from the coding sequence ATGGAAAAAGATATTTCGTACAAACGGATTTGGTACATTGCTTATCCCATAATACTGGGTAGTATAGCGCAAAACCTGATTAATTTTACGGATACAGCTTTTTTGGGAAGGGTAGGCGAGGTGGCACTGGGGGCCGGTGCTTTGGGCGGTATTTTTTATCTTGCTGTTTTTATGCTGGGACTGGGCTTCGGGATGGGCGAACAGATTATTGTTGCCCGTCGCTATGGCGAGAAAAAACAACATGCCATTGGAAGCGTCGTTGATCATTCCTTTTTGTTCCTGATGCTTTTGGCTGTAGCTGCTTTTTTGTTGTTACGGTTTGGTTCGGTAGAAATACTTCGTTATGGCGTTCATTCGCGTGACGTGGCTGCCGGAACCAAGCAATTTCTGGATTACCGTGCTTTTGGCATTTTTGCGGCTTTTGTCAATGTAGGATTCCGTTCGTTTTATGTGGGGCTGGGCCGTACGAAAGTGATTACTTATACCACGGTAGTACTGGCAGTGGTGAATATTATTTTAGATTACCTGCTGATTTTCGGGAAGTTTGGCTTTCCTGAAATGGGAATCGCCGGAGTGGCGCTCGCTTCGGTGATTGCTGAATATGTGGCTGCACTTGGTTTTTTCCTGTATACCGTGGTAACTGTTCGTTTCTCCGACTTTTCCCTGTTCCGTTTTCGCCCTTTGCGCTTCGAAAAAATGCAACGCATTTTAAAAGTCTCTTTTCCGACCATGATGCAGCAGTTTGTTTCCTTGTCGGTTTGGTTTGTTTTTTTTCTGTTTGTGGAGAAAATCGGGAAAAGCTCTCTTGCTGTTTCTAATATCATTCGGAGTATTTATGTGCTGCTGATGGTTCCTATTTGGGGGTTTGCCACTGCAGCCAATACGCTGGTCAGTTATCTGATTGGAGCCGGACGGTCAAAAGAAGTGATGCGTCTGGTTTTCCGGATTATCCGCCTTTGTTTCCTGGGGGTGATGCTATTGGTGTTGGCAGGGGTTTTGTTCCCAAGAGCATTGCTTTCGGTTTATACCAATGATGCTTTGCTTATTCGCATGGGAATACCGGTACTGCATGTAATTAGTCTTGGAGCTATCCTGCTGTCTGTTGGATTTGTCCTTTTTAGTGCTGTGGCCGGAACCGGAAAAACCCAGGTCTCTTTATTTATTGAATTAACGGTGCTGGTGATTTATTTGGTTTACACTTACCTTGTTGTTGAATGTTGGCATGGAACAGTGGTGCAGGCCTGGACTGCCGAATGGATTTATGGCTTGTTGCTGAGTCTCTTTTCTTTTCTTTATCTGAAATCGTACCGGTGGGAAAAAACAAAAATTTAA
- a CDS encoding LolA family protein has translation MMKLKKSYLLFIFLLFAGSLSAQNSAQALLKKTLNKMSSYKNFKSDLSYSMDNDANDIHEKKTGTIYVEGDKFRIELMGQIIISDGKNMWTIIKDSKEVMLSALDPNDPSNISPTKILEEYSDYNAKFEKGQRKGILKTLVLTSKKKKATFHKVTITIDSHKYLVKKFSLYDNDGNVFTYDIFNFKANVDFPKGTFTYDPKEFPGCELEDMR, from the coding sequence ATGATGAAATTGAAAAAAAGTTATCTGCTGTTTATATTTTTGCTTTTTGCCGGAAGTCTTTCTGCTCAGAACAGTGCTCAGGCATTGTTGAAAAAGACATTGAACAAGATGTCGTCCTATAAAAATTTTAAGTCTGATTTATCTTATTCAATGGATAATGATGCCAATGACATTCATGAAAAGAAAACCGGAACCATTTATGTGGAAGGAGATAAATTTCGTATCGAATTGATGGGACAGATTATTATTTCGGATGGCAAAAACATGTGGACAATTATTAAGGATTCCAAAGAGGTGATGCTCAGCGCATTGGATCCCAATGATCCTTCCAATATATCGCCTACAAAAATTCTGGAAGAATATTCCGATTACAATGCCAAATTTGAAAAAGGACAAAGAAAAGGAATTCTAAAAACGTTGGTGTTAACTTCAAAAAAGAAAAAGGCTACTTTCCATAAGGTAACTATTACCATTGATTCGCATAAATACCTGGTGAAGAAATTTTCGTTGTATGACAACGATGGGAATGTGTTTACCTATGACATCTTTAATTTTAAAGCCAATGTAGATTTTCCGAAAGGAACATTTACCTACGATCCGAAAGAGTTTCCGGGATGCGAGCTGGAAGATATGCGATAA
- a CDS encoding patatin-like phospholipase family protein has translation MKKLALALGGGGARGLAHIGFLRVMEKEKIPVARISGCSMGAMVGGAYALYENADAVEELARHFIQHPDFEGFNFDDFAAMDNTAIDIKSKVYAVMGKIKVGLSLFKTLANPGIYEEELVEKIYHHYPDHPIEKLPIPFSAMTSDLISGKEVVLSKGSLRLAIRASSSIPGYLPPVKWGKYWLVDGGVSNLVPTTSLPKEKDELIIGIDVSRSIRSQDELKSGIDIMQRAENIRNYHLTKLKTRNADKVIRCYMGNISWADFKQADAIIKSGEKAARRLLPWLEKNL, from the coding sequence ATGAAAAAACTGGCTCTTGCATTGGGTGGTGGCGGTGCCCGCGGACTGGCTCACATTGGATTTTTGCGCGTAATGGAAAAAGAAAAAATTCCGGTTGCCCGAATCTCAGGCTGCAGCATGGGTGCCATGGTTGGTGGCGCCTATGCACTATACGAAAATGCGGATGCCGTAGAAGAACTGGCCCGTCATTTTATTCAGCACCCCGATTTTGAAGGATTCAACTTTGACGATTTCGCAGCGATGGATAACACCGCCATCGATATAAAAAGTAAAGTTTATGCCGTAATGGGCAAAATTAAAGTGGGACTTTCACTTTTTAAAACGCTGGCTAACCCGGGAATTTATGAAGAAGAACTCGTTGAGAAAATTTACCACCATTATCCGGATCATCCTATTGAAAAACTTCCCATTCCTTTTTCGGCCATGACCAGCGACCTGATTTCAGGGAAAGAGGTGGTGCTCAGCAAAGGAAGCCTGCGCTTAGCCATTCGCGCCAGCTCATCTATTCCAGGTTATCTTCCTCCGGTAAAATGGGGGAAATACTGGCTTGTAGATGGCGGCGTATCTAATCTCGTTCCCACCACATCGCTTCCCAAAGAGAAAGATGAATTAATCATCGGGATAGACGTAAGCCGTTCTATCCGAAGTCAAGATGAGTTAAAAAGCGGAATAGACATCATGCAACGTGCCGAAAACATCCGGAATTATCACCTTACCAAACTCAAAACCCGCAATGCGGATAAAGTTATTCGTTGCTACATGGGAAATATTTCCTGGGCCGATTTTAAACAGGCCGATGCCATTATTAAATCGGGCGAGAAAGCCGCCCGGCGACTTCTGCCCTGGTTAGAAAAAAACCTGTAG
- a CDS encoding response regulator — translation MNKLSTKILLIIIIPILLTAGGVIYFVNDSIIKIVKEQTRYTLQETVNEYTTIINEKIDRAAAIAQKTALYISERRKTNFKSILDYLKGDLLINKTIYRTGFVLLTPTPKNNDSVIYLSVTRDQKFMLDNKKKPWFDYRHHPPEYWVRAKKTGKGVWSKLHKEPRGKRQWIITYAYPITIDSVFRGIAFLDITLHDLQKTIRKLTQKDLLSNLRINIYTNDSLVIFDSDKTLEGKHITDLIKNSKVDSIRTAEFVHEVFSNKGKAKIFTPGKNGGKYTYLSFAPIKSLGWHLAVGVTEGSIYQMGQKLVSLIMLTISLLLIIIIIIVIYSTSRLITQPLKKLSFTTNEIANGNLENYINIQRKDEIGQLAGNFNTMAQKLLLWKTEIEKNNRLLKAILKNAPVGIIYFDENGIVSYHNHQAVVISGVIKDFQGMPYEKLKMSDELKNMIREAYRTKKSFEYEGYSLINKEKYIKVKIRPFKSEKKGKVKLLVILEDITDMKKNNELQIAREAAEKANEAKSLFLANMSHEIRTPMNAIIGITYILENTKLDEKQRIYLQKLKSSANVLMQLINDILDLSKIESGEMKLEKTKFQLDSVLSDLLDMFSIKAETKGLTFLFNIDPETPSELKGDPLRLKQILINLINNAIKFTEEGEIIIGVRPVRTKKDRVQLEFSVTDTGIGMSEKDMSKLFKNFSQVDEGTARKYGGTGLGLAISKQLVELMDGKIEVESSPGKGSVFRFTAWFVTNQQTIKEQFQITDDIRGMQVLICDDHPVERKILNEMLTNLKFKTLVTDNGRGAIEILEKAHQPIPLVILDWNMPGLNGYETAEIIRKNPKIRHQPKIIMSTAYTSSSIHGDEIRKKYIDLLLFKPHTYSSLFDGIMSTLGKAIMRHHQHKTKVFWDKEKHALYAGAKILLVEDNELNQEIEKELLEGMGFSVTVAGNGEIAINILKNSNPDEYILIFMDIQMPVMDGYTATREIRKLKNAGQIPIVAMTADVMPDVKKKCIKAGMQHVIHKPIDPQEIANAILHYATKPQKPAGKYASKTGNGESSSEIKDLLRQIKGLNIEEGLQRVNNNQELYFQVLRKFIKNTPSIQEKFQKLIIEKNTDAIRKELHALKGITGNLGAVELHQKVIQAEKVFKKGFSREGTDQVNALLKATEAFRQAVLPVLEKVPQKETTSQKADYHSVIQALKKLKESLEKDDADSVELFNNVYPEIKNFEESKRLKTAIEQYRFDAAIPAVEEIMAQLSKKEK, via the coding sequence ATGAATAAACTCTCCACCAAAATACTTCTCATTATTATTATTCCTATTTTACTTACTGCCGGTGGAGTCATTTACTTTGTCAATGATTCCATCATTAAAATAGTCAAAGAACAAACCCGTTACACTTTACAGGAAACAGTCAATGAATACACCACGATCATCAATGAAAAAATAGACCGGGCAGCAGCTATCGCCCAGAAAACAGCCCTGTATATCAGCGAAAGAAGAAAAACAAACTTCAAAAGTATCCTTGATTACCTAAAAGGCGACCTACTCATCAACAAAACGATTTACCGCACTGGTTTTGTATTACTTACACCCACCCCCAAAAACAACGACAGCGTTATTTACCTTTCCGTTACCCGCGATCAAAAATTCATGCTGGATAACAAAAAAAAGCCTTGGTTTGATTACCGGCATCATCCGCCTGAATACTGGGTTCGCGCCAAAAAAACCGGAAAAGGCGTCTGGTCAAAATTACACAAAGAACCCCGCGGCAAACGTCAATGGATTATTACTTATGCTTATCCAATAACCATCGATTCCGTTTTCCGGGGAATTGCCTTTCTTGATATCACACTTCACGACTTGCAAAAAACCATCCGTAAACTGACCCAAAAAGATTTGCTTTCTAATTTGCGAATCAATATTTACACCAACGACAGCCTGGTCATTTTTGATTCTGACAAAACACTCGAAGGCAAACATATTACCGATCTGATCAAAAACAGCAAAGTCGACAGCATCCGGACCGCCGAGTTCGTCCACGAAGTTTTTAGCAACAAGGGAAAAGCCAAAATTTTTACCCCCGGGAAAAATGGAGGAAAATACACCTATTTGTCTTTTGCCCCCATTAAAAGTCTGGGCTGGCACCTTGCCGTAGGCGTTACAGAGGGATCTATTTATCAAATGGGACAAAAGCTGGTGTCGCTTATTATGCTCACCATTTCGCTGCTACTGATCATCATCATTATCATCGTGATTTACAGCACTTCCAGGCTAATTACCCAGCCTTTGAAAAAACTGAGTTTCACCACCAACGAAATCGCCAACGGAAACCTGGAAAATTACATCAACATACAACGGAAGGATGAAATTGGCCAGTTGGCCGGCAATTTCAACACCATGGCACAAAAGCTGCTTTTGTGGAAAACTGAAATTGAAAAAAACAACCGGCTTTTAAAGGCCATTTTAAAAAACGCCCCGGTAGGGATTATTTATTTCGACGAAAACGGGATTGTATCTTATCACAACCACCAGGCAGTAGTCATTAGCGGTGTGATAAAAGATTTCCAGGGCATGCCGTACGAAAAGCTGAAAATGTCGGATGAACTGAAAAACATGATCCGCGAAGCTTATCGCACCAAGAAAAGTTTCGAATACGAAGGCTATTCCCTGATCAACAAAGAGAAGTATATAAAAGTAAAAATCAGGCCTTTCAAATCGGAAAAGAAAGGGAAGGTCAAACTATTGGTGATACTGGAAGATATCACCGACATGAAAAAGAACAACGAACTCCAAATTGCCCGGGAGGCTGCCGAAAAAGCCAACGAAGCCAAAAGTCTTTTCCTGGCCAACATGAGCCATGAAATACGAACACCGATGAATGCCATTATCGGCATCACTTACATTTTAGAAAATACAAAACTGGATGAAAAACAGCGTATTTATCTGCAAAAGCTCAAGTCGTCGGCCAACGTTCTAATGCAACTGATCAATGATATTCTCGACCTATCTAAAATTGAATCGGGTGAGATGAAACTGGAAAAAACCAAATTTCAGCTTGATTCTGTACTCTCCGACCTACTGGACATGTTTTCCATCAAAGCAGAAACCAAAGGATTAACATTTCTTTTTAATATTGATCCGGAAACACCTTCCGAGCTCAAAGGAGATCCTCTGCGGCTAAAACAAATCCTGATCAACCTGATCAACAATGCAATAAAATTTACCGAAGAAGGAGAAATTATCATTGGCGTTCGCCCGGTCAGGACCAAAAAAGACCGGGTACAACTCGAATTTTCAGTAACAGATACCGGCATTGGAATGTCTGAAAAAGACATGAGCAAACTCTTTAAAAATTTCTCTCAGGTAGATGAAGGAACGGCTCGGAAATATGGCGGGACCGGTCTTGGACTGGCCATTTCCAAACAGCTTGTTGAATTGATGGATGGGAAAATCGAAGTGGAAAGCAGCCCGGGAAAAGGCTCGGTTTTTCGTTTTACGGCCTGGTTTGTTACCAATCAGCAAACCATAAAAGAACAGTTCCAAATCACCGACGATATCCGGGGAATGCAAGTACTCATTTGCGATGACCATCCCGTTGAGCGCAAGATTCTCAACGAGATGCTCACCAACCTAAAATTTAAAACCCTGGTAACTGACAACGGAAGAGGCGCCATTGAAATTCTGGAAAAAGCTCATCAGCCTATTCCCCTGGTCATTTTAGACTGGAATATGCCCGGGCTGAATGGTTACGAAACTGCCGAGATTATCCGGAAGAATCCCAAAATCCGGCATCAGCCCAAAATCATCATGTCTACTGCTTACACCAGCAGCAGTATCCACGGAGACGAAATACGGAAAAAATACATCGATTTGCTTTTATTCAAACCCCACACCTATTCATCGCTTTTTGATGGAATCATGAGCACGCTGGGCAAAGCAATAATGCGTCATCACCAACACAAAACCAAAGTGTTTTGGGACAAAGAGAAACACGCCCTTTATGCCGGAGCCAAAATTCTGTTGGTAGAAGACAACGAACTCAACCAGGAAATTGAAAAAGAGCTGCTCGAGGGAATGGGATTTTCTGTCACCGTAGCCGGAAACGGCGAAATTGCCATTAACATCCTGAAAAACAGCAATCCTGACGAATACATTCTGATTTTCATGGATATCCAGATGCCAGTAATGGATGGATACACGGCTACCCGGGAAATCCGGAAATTGAAAAACGCCGGACAAATCCCCATTGTTGCCATGACGGCCGATGTCATGCCCGATGTTAAAAAGAAATGTATCAAGGCCGGAATGCAACACGTCATTCATAAACCCATCGATCCTCAGGAAATTGCCAATGCCATTTTGCACTATGCAACAAAGCCCCAAAAACCGGCAGGCAAATACGCATCCAAAACCGGGAATGGGGAATCATCATCCGAGATCAAAGATCTGCTCCGGCAAATCAAAGGATTAAATATTGAAGAAGGACTCCAACGCGTAAACAACAACCAGGAATTATACTTCCAGGTTTTACGAAAATTCATCAAAAACACCCCTTCGATCCAGGAAAAATTTCAAAAATTGATCATTGAGAAAAATACCGATGCCATTCGTAAAGAGCTGCACGCATTAAAAGGAATTACCGGTAATCTTGGGGCTGTAGAACTGCATCAAAAAGTCATCCAGGCGGAGAAGGTCTTTAAAAAAGGATTTTCCCGAGAAGGAACCGACCAGGTAAATGCCTTATTAAAGGCAACCGAAGCGTTCCGGCAAGCAGTTCTTCCGGTCCTTGAAAAAGTCCCGCAAAAAGAAACTACATCACAAAAAGCGGATTACCATTCCGTTATCCAGGCTTTAAAAAAGCTAAAAGAAAGCCTGGAAAAAGATGATGCCGACAGTGTGGAACTTTTTAACAACGTTTATCCTGAAATAAAAAATTTTGAAGAAAGTAAGCGCCTTAAAACCGCCATTGAACAATACCGGTTTGACGCCGCCATTCCGGCTGTAGAAGAAATAATGGCTCAACTAAGCAAAAAAGAAAAATAA
- a CDS encoding hybrid sensor histidine kinase/response regulator encodes MEDFLKDKVILIVDDTPENIDILNGILHDFKRKIATNGQRALKIAHDFPPPDLILLDIMMPEMDGFEVCRQLRNTPATHDIPVIFLTAKTAKEDIVKGFEAGGQDYVTKPFDPAELMERVKTQLKLRHQQKMLEKMNQLLEQKVKERTAQLEESNKKLADAFEQLKVLDDAKSRFLKLISHEIRTPLNGIIGSTYFLEDMVQDPELKEFISILKESVERLERFAINALFLTHLHTRQFDTRLQPIDLQKILDEALKENQSLINKKELVITNDISNFPPVLGEEKLIQKSISETLHNAIRFSSGKEIWLSSEENDRFFALKITNPGKEIPLEKLENIKEAFGLAEEHADKSSGLGLAIVNTCQQLVNGNLNIESADGKITVTLQYQKA; translated from the coding sequence ATGGAAGATTTTCTAAAAGATAAAGTTATTCTGATTGTAGATGACACCCCGGAAAACATTGATATTTTAAACGGCATACTTCATGATTTTAAGCGTAAAATTGCCACTAACGGGCAACGCGCATTAAAAATCGCCCATGATTTTCCGCCCCCTGATCTTATTTTGCTGGACATTATGATGCCCGAGATGGACGGTTTTGAAGTTTGCCGGCAATTGCGGAATACACCGGCTACCCACGACATTCCGGTGATTTTTCTGACAGCTAAAACAGCCAAAGAAGATATTGTAAAAGGTTTTGAAGCCGGCGGGCAAGACTATGTTACCAAGCCTTTTGATCCGGCCGAATTGATGGAACGGGTAAAAACCCAGCTCAAGCTGCGCCACCAGCAAAAAATGCTGGAAAAAATGAACCAGTTACTGGAGCAAAAAGTAAAAGAAAGAACAGCCCAGCTTGAAGAGAGCAACAAAAAACTGGCCGACGCTTTTGAACAGTTAAAGGTACTTGACGATGCCAAAAGCCGGTTTTTAAAACTCATCAGCCACGAAATTCGTACGCCATTAAACGGGATCATCGGTTCGACTTATTTTTTGGAAGACATGGTGCAGGATCCTGAACTCAAAGAGTTTATCAGCATATTAAAAGAATCGGTGGAACGCCTGGAACGTTTTGCCATAAATGCCCTTTTCCTAACCCATCTTCACACACGGCAATTCGACACCCGTTTACAACCGATAGACCTGCAGAAAATACTGGATGAAGCCCTGAAAGAAAACCAGTCCCTTATAAACAAAAAAGAATTGGTTATCACAAACGATATCAGCAACTTTCCACCGGTACTGGGCGAAGAAAAGCTGATACAAAAAAGCATTTCCGAAACACTGCATAATGCCATCCGGTTTTCCAGCGGGAAAGAAATTTGGCTTTCGTCGGAAGAAAACGACCGGTTTTTTGCATTAAAAATAACCAATCCGGGAAAAGAAATCCCTTTGGAAAAGCTGGAAAACATCAAAGAAGCCTTCGGACTGGCTGAAGAACATGCCGACAAAAGTTCCGGACTGGGGCTGGCCATTGTCAACACCTGCCAACAACTGGTAAACGGAAATTTAAACATTGAAAGTGCTGACGGAAAAATTACGGTAACCCTGCAATACCAAAAAGCCTGA
- a CDS encoding FtsK/SpoIIIE family DNA translocase — protein sequence MPSKSNKLKANKFKEPKKDSSSKKTGKKNKTAKKPAGVKKEMDPRIWRFAGFFLIVVSVYLLLAFSSFFINWFGSNPGNIVSRTFGLNHYFNDHAALVHNWTGNLGAFLSRWLVQNGFGLGAYFIVFLLLVWGLRLLLNVRILSVWKLFQVILIGFFWLPLVTGFLFPHHPDNVFGGLFGYKLNGWMTTSIGMLGVILVIFFIPAILILIRYKFSFRRKKAKITEEPEKEAVSQENTEKKGNVRKEDKYNTVEFTVTEPDSSGETETKLSEEPESGNEKEEKTESVLPDPEDSLQEQKEKENTLEFTIEQPKEESKAKVIPGEHKGLDTAFDPTLDLPDFVFPSLELLNRYDENVKVDREELEANKQKIVDTLDHYHISIVKIKATIGPTVTLYEIVPAPGVRIAKIRNLEDDIALSLSAMGIRIIAPIPGKGTVGIEVPNKNPTIVSMRSILESEKFQHAKMELPIGLGKTIANESFVVDLAKMPHILMAGATGQGKSVGLNAIITSLLYKKHPAELKFVMVDPKKVELTLYSRIERHYLAKLPDSEEAIITDTRKVVRTLNSLSIEMDNRYELLKDAQVRNIKEYNARFKARKLNPQNGHRFLPYIVLVVDEFADLIMTAGKEVEGPIMRLAQLARAVGIHLIIATQRPSVNIITGTIKANFPARIAYRVISKIDSRTILDTGGADQLVGRGDMLLSTGSDLIRLQCAFVDTDEVEKITDFIGQQRAYPDAMHLPEYNDEESESVGEVDLDERDPLFEDAARLIVQTQQGSTSLLQRKLKLGYNRAGRIIDQLEAAGIVGPFEGSKAREVRVANEMALEQLLKDIDMKNDF from the coding sequence ATGCCATCGAAAAGTAACAAACTGAAAGCGAATAAATTTAAGGAACCTAAAAAGGATTCTTCCTCTAAAAAAACGGGGAAGAAGAACAAAACAGCGAAGAAACCGGCCGGGGTGAAAAAGGAAATGGATCCCCGGATTTGGCGTTTTGCCGGTTTTTTCCTTATTGTGGTTTCGGTTTATTTGTTATTGGCTTTTAGTTCATTTTTTATCAACTGGTTTGGCAGCAATCCGGGAAATATTGTTAGCCGTACTTTCGGGCTGAACCATTATTTTAATGATCATGCAGCACTGGTTCATAACTGGACGGGCAATTTGGGAGCTTTTCTTTCCCGGTGGCTGGTGCAAAACGGATTTGGACTCGGCGCTTATTTTATTGTTTTTCTGTTGCTGGTATGGGGATTGCGACTTCTGCTGAATGTCAGGATTTTGTCTGTATGGAAATTGTTTCAGGTGATTCTTATCGGATTTTTCTGGCTTCCTTTGGTGACCGGTTTTTTGTTTCCCCATCATCCGGATAATGTTTTTGGCGGCTTGTTCGGCTATAAGCTAAATGGATGGATGACAACATCTATTGGTATGCTGGGAGTGATTCTGGTTATCTTTTTTATTCCGGCTATTCTCATCCTGATCCGCTATAAATTTTCGTTTCGTAGAAAAAAAGCCAAAATAACTGAAGAACCGGAAAAAGAGGCTGTTAGTCAGGAGAATACTGAAAAGAAAGGCAATGTTCGTAAAGAAGATAAATACAATACGGTAGAATTTACGGTGACGGAACCCGATTCTTCCGGAGAAACAGAAACGAAATTATCCGAAGAGCCGGAATCCGGCAACGAGAAAGAAGAGAAAACAGAGAGTGTATTGCCAGATCCGGAAGATTCACTGCAGGAACAGAAAGAAAAGGAAAATACACTGGAGTTTACCATTGAACAGCCTAAGGAAGAAAGTAAAGCCAAGGTAATTCCCGGTGAGCACAAGGGATTGGATACAGCATTTGACCCTACGCTTGATTTGCCTGATTTTGTTTTTCCGTCATTGGAGCTGCTCAATCGTTATGACGAAAATGTGAAAGTAGACCGGGAAGAACTGGAAGCCAATAAACAGAAAATTGTCGATACATTAGACCATTATCATATTTCCATTGTTAAAATCAAGGCGACCATTGGTCCGACCGTAACGCTTTATGAAATTGTACCGGCTCCGGGTGTGCGGATTGCGAAAATCAGAAATCTGGAAGATGATATTGCATTAAGCCTTTCGGCGATGGGAATCCGTATTATAGCTCCTATTCCCGGAAAAGGAACGGTAGGTATCGAAGTGCCCAATAAAAATCCTACCATTGTTTCCATGCGTTCGATTTTAGAATCGGAGAAATTTCAGCATGCCAAGATGGAATTGCCTATCGGGTTGGGAAAAACCATTGCTAACGAGAGCTTTGTGGTCGATCTGGCTAAAATGCCCCACATCCTGATGGCGGGAGCTACCGGTCAGGGAAAATCAGTGGGACTGAATGCCATTATTACTTCGCTTTTGTACAAAAAACATCCGGCAGAGCTGAAGTTCGTGATGGTAGATCCTAAAAAAGTGGAGTTAACCCTTTATTCGCGTATCGAGCGGCATTATTTGGCCAAGTTGCCCGATTCAGAAGAAGCGATTATTACCGATACACGGAAGGTGGTGCGTACACTCAATTCGTTGAGTATTGAGATGGACAACCGCTATGAGTTGCTGAAAGATGCGCAGGTACGGAATATTAAAGAATACAATGCGCGTTTTAAAGCGCGAAAATTAAATCCGCAAAACGGACACCGTTTCTTGCCATATATTGTACTGGTAGTGGATGAGTTTGCCGATTTGATTATGACGGCCGGAAAAGAAGTGGAAGGTCCCATTATGCGTTTGGCGCAGTTGGCACGTGCCGTGGGAATTCACTTGATTATTGCTACCCAGCGGCCGTCGGTAAATATTATTACCGGAACCATCAAAGCCAATTTCCCGGCACGAATTGCCTACCGGGTAATCTCCAAAATTGATTCACGCACCATTTTGGATACCGGTGGTGCGGATCAACTGGTCGGACGGGGTGATATGCTGCTTTCTACCGGAAGCGACCTCATCCGGCTGCAGTGTGCTTTTGTGGATACGGATGAAGTGGAAAAAATTACCGATTTCATCGGACAACAACGGGCTTATCCTGATGCAATGCATCTTCCTGAATACAATGACGAAGAGTCAGAGTCGGTTGGAGAAGTGGATTTGGACGAACGTGATCCGTTGTTTGAAGATGCTGCCCGGTTGATTGTTCAAACCCAGCAAGGCTCAACTTCGCTGCTGCAGAGAAAGCTGAAGCTGGGGTACAACCGTGCCGGACGAATTATTGACCAGCTTGAAGCTGCCGGAATTGTCGGGCCGTTCGAAGGAAGTAAGGCGCGTGAAGTCCGTGTGGCCAACGAAATGGCTTTGGAACAATTATTGAAGGATATTGATATGAAAAATGATTTTTAA